The genomic stretch CGGTATGGAAAATCTTctataaaaaaaccaaatatcCAAGCAGTACAATAATTGAAGTGAACAAGGATTTTATTTCCTTTACTGCTTTAGAATATATGGTATATGTACACTAAAAAATCAAGGACCTATAGAGGgccaattttaaaaacaaaaaatataaaaaattagccACTCTGTTCACAGTACTTACCGCAGCCTCGAATATTCTGATGCATACAATAAAATGGGgataatatatttctttttcctctatTATTTACACTGATGGACTCTACACAGTTATTTATATTCTAACTTCTACCACATCACCATCTTTGAGCTCTGTACAGGGTAATACCAGGTGGCCATTCACCAAAATCAGCTTTCCCTCGAATCCTACTTTTCTAGCAGCATCTGCGGCTGTGCTACCAGTATTCAGCCTCATTATCTCACCACGGGGCCAACAAACAATCACCACTTCCCCAAGGACAACAGAGCCCGGACTAACATGAAAATTTCCACCATGTTTTGGCTGTCCAAGACTTGCTTCAGAGCGTAGTTGCTCTTCCCACTGAAGCATTGTTCTCAGTAGACGCACCTGGAATTCAAAACTTACTTTAGACAACATTCATTCAAATGAAGAGTCAATTTATATCTACCCAAGTAAACTTGTGTGTATACGTGTGCCTGCATGTGAGCAATATAGTACGTTGTGGTGTTCTAGACAATTATATTAATtcaaatcttctttttctttttttcttgttcttaataaaataaagattaatgTGCAACGGCTTTCGCACTAGCGCGGTTGAATACCTTGCTTGCTTAtcattgaaaaaacaaaatatttaaagaatgGGCAAGAAGCCCCCAACAATCACCCCAAAATAATCAATATAGTGCtagaaaagaacataaaataataggAAATCGGCGAGAAAAAAAATGGCCTAGTCCAATAGTTTCTTGGCCACCAGCTAAGAAAGAGTCATTAGAAACGGCAATTTTTGAACCATCCCAAAGTTCTTGTGGTCTCTCCATAAGCAAAATGGGGCATCTATTATGGAGAGGCCTAGCAGGAGGGGGAGGGAAATGAACAAGTAAGCCTTTGATCTGTCGGTCAAGTGGGGGGATGCGCAGAGGTGACAGCACGCATTGGGGAGGGGAGAGGGGGGTATATTCTAAGAACTGAAGCATTTACTGAGTCATGCGTGACTAGCAAgcatgaaacaaataaaattagagAATTTAAGCAAATATTCAGTTACTAGTAATAAAGACAATTGACTTTCAGCATGGTAAGGTGATTGTAGACAAACCTTGTTGTTAATGCTAGTTTCCAAGGAAGTTGAATTAATTGATACAAAGCTTGGCCTATATGTTACAGAATCAACCTGCCTGCCATCAAAAACAGCAGATACAACAGCCCAATATTCAGTTTCTTCTTGCTCTGTCAAGTTAAAGACCTGGATGAAGGTTGGCAGTAAGCGCTCAAATTGGTCTTGCTGCATGGACAAAACAGTTCAATAACTCATATGTCTGATGCAAGTTTGATCATAGGATCATTTACTAACAAAGGGTTAATAAAATCACTTAATGAGTAGTAAGTTAAGACCCTATTTCAATCCTAGATGCCAATAGAAGTAAAAGCAAGAGATTTATCCTATAATGAAAGGAAGTTTGGTTTCCGTTGAATATTTTGGCATAATTATATCCATTTACCTTTTACAGATAGGTAtaacccttaaatttttgttctgCCTTCAATAATTTTCTCAAGTTTAACTAATTCATAAATATAACGTCAAAAACATATTTATAGCCTTTATAAATGTCGaaggaaaaatatttcatttcagTGAACCATTTCGGTGAGATTGGAAATAGAAACATCATGGAAACacagaataattttttgaaatttcattaaaatactGTAATCGTATAACAAAATCTATTTATATCTAAGGAACATGTATCTAACAATTAATTCAGTATGTTTGCGGCCAACACATCCCAGTTAGGTTACACTAATTAAAAATGAGATAATGACACTGAACAGGAACTAGCTAGCTATAAGCCAAACAGTTATACATCCATCCTATTATGtgcttatatttaatatatgaTTCAAAATcaatcacagagagagagagagagatatgtaAGACTAGTAAGAGCTTGGTGTGTCAAAACACGCATAATATCTTGACAGAAAAAGACTAGTAAGAGCTTGGTGTGTCAAAACACGCATAATATCTTGACAGAAACACATTAATGTTACTTTAACGTACAAAAGTGTACTAAAAGACACTGCTTGCACAAAAACTCTTAAGACTTTCAATGTTCCTTAACTCTTTGTGTTGATATCCAATGAAAAGTGATTTTTGCTTGAAACAAAAGGGAAATTTTGTTCCTTGACAATTTCATAGAATAATATATGCAATGATATATTTTCCAAATGTAATAGTGATGGGGACACGGGGCAGTGATTACACGTGTTTGGATCCTGATATGTTATGATATCTTATTTTTCAGACTTTGGGTTATGTTAATTTAGTTGGGCTTTATGTTATTTTGGTGTGTCACGAGGGTTAGGGATAGGGTTTAATCCATAGTCTATTTAAGCATAATTTTGTATTGTAGTAAGGGGCTTTAGATGAACTAAAATTGGGTAGACTGTTCTTTAATAACATGTGCTTCTAACGTTTATAAAATAATGTTTACAGAGTACAAAATGACAATTCAGATTGAAAAGTCACTAAGATGTTGAAGTTtgtacaaaaattatattttcttaagaAGTGCATGTCAGACATACCTTGTGGTACATACCATCTCGACAGAGTGTATACTTCTCTAGGCAAGTACACCAATCCCCATGTCCTGGTTCACACCACCACTCATCAGACACCTGGAATGCCAAGTCCACAGcagtaaaacaaaaagataattcAAATCACTATATGTAAATGCAACTTATTCAAAATACAACTGAATATGAACAACTTTGAGCATTAATAGAACTCACAAAACGATGATCAATCAAAATGGTATTTACATTGCTTGATTAGCACTTTTAGGAGATTTCTTCAGCATTTTACCATAGTAGTGCTGTTATGTTAAAGGCATGTGATTAAGTGCCTAAATAGTCAGGTTGTGATGATACTCAGTGACTAACAGGCAACCCTAAGTGGAAAAGTATCATGGCACTTAAGATGCCTAAATAAGAAATACATTtcaagtgaaaataaaaatttgtaggAAGCCCAGAGTTGCCTTATGTTCCCATTACCAAAAATAAACTAGGGGAAAAATGTTGACCGTTGCAGTAGAAAAATGATTGATAAAATATTGTCATgtctaaagtgaaatttttagcaaaaatttaatttagaactttgttaaatcaccacttattccaaaagcttaagccaatAGGAAATGATagacttaattatttaaattatatccTAACCCTTCCCATCATGTGTAGTCTCAAACCTAACAGGTAAAATTTTTAACTGAAATGAAGGGTGAATGACAAAGATAAGGTTCGAACTCAGGACCTTTGTTCTGATTCCATactaaatcatcatttatcttaaaagcttaagttgattgGAAATGTAacacttaattatttaaattatattctaatAAACTTTCCATGCACATTAGTTATCTTCATACATAATAATAGTTCTAAGTCCCTTTCACCCAATAgtcagaaagaagaaatgttGATCATTATAAAACTATTATAACTAATCTTCTTGGattcaataaaatattgaacACGGATCAGATCTTCAATCTTTTCCTCTATGGattcaattcaatcaaatatGTCAATCCAAGTTATTCCAGCCCATCAAGTGAGATACTGATTCACTCATAATTATGACAGCAGGATATACAAGCCCCAACTTGGTCAGAAGTAGTTCACCCCAAATCTAGCCTCACCAATCAATATACTATTATTCGTTAATAGGACCTATATTTTAAGCTTGTATCAGAACATTAGTGTTCACATACATCAATCCAAACCTAATGCAGCAATAGAGATTCCTTTATAGTTCATTTCAGATTCTTATCATACCCATACAGCTTTAGCTTTTCCAGTGAATAAGTTGAGACTTAGATTAATATAGTAAACAAATTTAAGTAAAGCAAATCCCAACCTGTTTGTATAACCTTGCATAAGCTTCCCATCGCTTTATTTGAAAAGAAGATCTTCTGTCAGCTACTGCTTCAGAAGCTGCTAGTCCAAAGCTGACAGCAACAAGCAGTTCTCTTCCACCATTATCCACTCTGCAAACGCAATTTTGATGCAGAAGTAGAAGGTATATGATGAAAAGTAAACATATAAACGTGAAGTAACTATATACCTGATAATAACAGCAGCAAGTAACTGACTTCCTTCCACTCTAAGAACTGGGTGTCCAACTTTGAGGGAACTATATTTCTGAAACAAGCCATCTACATTGGGACTTTGGTCGTCCATGTCTTTGGAGAAATAGGTGGATGCTTCTATTTCAGAGTCATCCATGCTGCTAATGGAAGACAGCTTGTTTCCGGTTTCCTTATAGAGCCAATGTGCAGCAAGTCCATGTTCAGCATACTCATGCATCCTctgaaaatgtgaaaattaatatttctatCAACTAAATCAAATGCAATGATAAGTAACTTTTACCtccaaaaaaattggaagaagaTTGGTACCAGTGTTCTTATCTGAACTTCCAAAGGTGAGCTGTCAGGACCCTGAACAGCAGTGTGCAGAgactgcaattttaaaaaataaaaataaataaataaataaataaagctatGGTTTCAAGAGTGGGCTAAGATAATGGCTGCACCGTAGACATATTAGACAAAGGTCAAACAACCCTTAACACTTGCACAACCACCCCATAGTGAATCAGTTCTTGGATGCTCCTAGAATTCCACATTGAGATGTTGTCACTCGtaatatttgttatttgaaGCAAGCTCCTGGTTCGATATATTGTATAGGAAAAATGGGCACCTTAGAGTGGAAGGTTTTACTGATGCAGATTAGAAAAATTCTCCTTCAAATAAAAGATATACTACAAAATATTGTACATTCTTAGATGGTAATTTGGTTATGTGGAAGAGTAAAAACAGGCAATGGTAGTGCGATTTAGTGTAGAACCTAAGTATAGAGCAATGGTACATACTGTTAGTGAGCTAACATTGTTATAACATTTTCTTCAAGAAATTGGTTTTCCAGCTTATACTCGCATCCCATTATTTTGCAATGGTTGGGATCATCCAAAGGAAATGCGTTGGAGATCTGAAAAGGGGGATAAGAGTCCTTAGAGGAGAGCATTGTAGCATAATACGGTGACATTTGGCAATGGTTGGGTTCATCCAAAGGAAATGCACCTCATGGATGTGAGCTTTAGGGAGGGATAGCATGACAGTATGAAACCAACATTGAAACTAGGTGACCAATGTAACATCCATCAAGCTTTATTCTCATGGACCTTATGTAAGACAGCCATGAGTCCATGCATTCTAACCTTACTAAGATTTTGAACGCAAACACAATAAGGTTGCCAGCCAATCAAAAGCTCAATTCAAGCAGATTTGACCTGCTATGATGGTTCTATTAAGCTAAATTGTAGAACCTTGAATGAAATTATGATGTGTGGCCATAAGGTTGTGTTTGGATgaaatattcaaaagaaaaaaaatagaatgttCAATATCACAGAACTTAATTGATAGAtttcaatcattttaatttagatttatgTTGTTTAaagtatatttaaaaaattgacctcaagggggtggctcaagtggtaagagcCTTAGTCTTTGTGGCATTTCCATCGGATCTAAGGTTTGAATCCCTTTAAGTGCAAATAATTCTTTGGGGCCAGCCTACCCATTCCGTGTGAATAGGGCACTTTATACGAATCCAAGGTTTACCCGACAAGGGTGGGTACATGAAGCAGCTTGCCTTGGAggagtttcaaaaaaaaaaaaaaaagtatatttaaaaaattaaaaaattttagtatTGTATTAGTTACACAATGATAACGGTAACCGTTACAACAATGACTTAGTGATGATGGTAGTATGGTGTAAGGTTGTTGGTGGTAGTGGTGGCAATGGAAACTGCAACTAGTGGTGGTGGCAGTAATGATGATGGTGAATATGCCAGTGGTTGTACTAGTGCCAGCGGTAGCAGCAGTAGCGATGTTGGTGGCAATGATGAAGGTGGTAATAATGGCGGCAATAGTAAACAAAGGACTAAAGGACTTAATAGTAACAACAACAAGACTTCATGAATTTATCATTTCATATTGAGTAGAGAAATATAACCTGATAACCACTAGGCTTTGGATTAACAATGTAATCATCAAATTCACCATCAATAGGGGTCCAAAGCCTGTAATGCCAAGAAAGAATTAGAAAAAGGTCCATTATCTAGTCACAATCTTATGCAATTCTATTAATCagaaaaattgtaaatattttaAACTCGAGACTACAAATACACTACTGATAGGGGTGGAACTAGGATTCTAGAATTGGGGGGGACAAATTAGAGGATAACTTATTTGTAACTTAAAACTATTGGatcatatatgtaatatatattatttttcgcGCGGGGGGCATCTATGTGTCTTACTAAAAATTGTCTTTATTCCAGTAGTACCACCCCTGACTGAGGCACCAAAGAAACCCATCTATCTGCCCAAGATAGGAGAGCAAAAATTGCTGCTAAAATAAATTAGGTTATAGTGTCAAAACAACAATGGAAAACTGAAGAACAGAAATTTCAATTGATTTACTTGTGCACAATGTTGAGAAGACTGTAGCAACACTGAACAGCAGGTCCATGCAGAGTTCCATTCTTGTCTCCGACAACTACCCTTAATGCACGAGCATCATATACTTTATTGATGCTGACATCTTTCCGTTTCATCTAAGGAAGGTAAAAATACATTTATAAATTTTCATAATCACATCAAAATGAATTCTATTTAAAGATTTTTTCCAACAATCTAAGACCAATGAATATAAAATGACTTCTGCAAATATAACATAATTGTCAACAAAAGCATTAAAGATAGGTAGTAACCAATAGAAGCTAGATTATGATGCAGACTCCAAACTTTGACATCCAGCGTCTGTTGCTCAACCATCACGTTTATAACACCTTTTCTCCAATTTTAATGAGTTTCATGAATGGAAAGAAATTTCCAAAGTCTAAGTAAAATGTGTGCTAAAGATAAAAGGGGGACAAGGCCTAAACATCCAAGGTATGAGCCTACAAAAGTTCCTTcgtaaaagagagagagtgagagagagagattaatcAAACACATGATGTCGTCCTCCACCAAATCTAGAGAATACAGAAAGTTGAAAATTTCAGGCCCCACCCAacttaccaagaaaaaaaaaaaaaaaaaaagcatggagGGAGAAGAGATTGACTTCTTTGGATTAGATAATGGTCTGTTGACAAAGTTTTCAGGCTTATCCAAACAGATGAAGATTAACAACCACCATAAACTCAACTCCGTAATACACTTCAAGAAAGAGTTCTAGAACAGATCATTAGAGATATCTGAAAAACTGTGCCACCTGTCCCAAATATCTATGGCAAATTTTCTAACAATCCTGATCACTAAGTCAGAATAGTTTGCATTACTTCTGCCAATGAGCTCTAGCCTGTCATCTCCTCCCCTCTAAGAACAGGGTGGAGGGTAAAGTCAGGAGTTATAGGGTGCTATGCAACTTATCAATCATTTaaaaagagagggggagagagagaaagagagattgcaGCTAAAAAAAGATTTCAGATGAATTCCAGCACAGTATCCAAGGAAACTTCTCCGCCAATATAAAAGGCAATTTCAGCACTTCATGCCaatttgttataatattataatattttcagTATTTCAATGGTTTTATTAGTTTGATGTAGCAGCTGAAAAAACAGaagttttttcttcacttttgagCACCACATGCTTCTTTTCTAAAGTACATTATATGAATAAGGCATTTAATGGCAAAGTTCACATCATTTCTCATATTTGTATCGCAGAATAGAGAGCTTCAAGTTTataaatagggttaaatacctttgaCCCCCtatggtttaacaactttattttttgccccctcggtttcattttgtattataaatGGTACCTCGATAATAGCTAAAAACcgagatggtacctccgtctaACTTCCGTCCAAAAATTTACGAAAATTCATGTCAGCACTTTTAAAAAATCGACACATGTTCATAtaccaaattaataataataataataataaaactaaaattattaaaaaaattaaaaaaaaattagtatatgTTGGAAAAGGGGTGGCTCacaaaaatgggggtggccgaccatcCCATGGGGTTGGCTGGAACCACCCCCTTATCACTTTATTTCGTTAAATTCCATTCAAAAATTTAGTCTGGGAAACATAGAGAAAATGGGGGGTTGTCAAACCTGATGCTTTTGAAATATATAAAGTATCGAGAGAGAACATTGGATGTTCTGCAACAAGAAAAATAGTTGGCGAGAAATTCAGATCAAAAAAACATTTGCTGTTAAAAAATCAGATCAAAAggaaagtgttaaaaaattcaaagaacaaGAGAGAATCTAAGGAAAAGTTAAAAACCCatcaacaaaaaacaaataaaaacaagaaaaaaaaaaaaaaagtgtgggaAGTTACAGGTTTCCACATATTTTTGTGTTCATGATTTTCTTTGGAAAGATTTTTGTGGTCCTCAGTCATCAGTGGGTGAGAAGTATTAACCGGACAAAAAAtggggagaggaggaggaggaggaggagaagaagaagagcgtaggtaaaaggaaaagaaagaaagtgagaaaaaataaaaagaaagcgtttttttttttaatattttaaataattttagttttaaaatttttattttttatttttaattaggaatATGGATATGTGTCGATTTTATAAAGGTACTGACGTAGATT from Corylus avellana chromosome ca1, CavTom2PMs-1.0 encodes the following:
- the LOC132179167 gene encoding uncharacterized protein LOC132179167 isoform X3, whose protein sequence is MLVPSSGKRAVDTVVAGVLHDVIDDTCESLHKIEEEFGDDVAKLVAGVSRLSYINQLLRRHRRINVNLGTLGPEEANNLRVMLLGMVDDPRVVLIKLADRLHNMRTIFVLPLPKAQAVAEETLVIWCSLASRLGLWALKAELEDLCFAVLQPQMFQKMRADLASMWSPSSRAGNPRRLSARVGLSPMDERNSTSEYERSLAIDEDITSMKDLLEAVVPFDILLDRRKRTKFLSSLTSTLETNMKPKVLHDAGIALASLVVCEEALERELIISNSYVPGMEVTLSSRLKSLYSIFSKMKRKDVSINKVYDARALRVVVGDKNGTLHGPAVQCCYSLLNIVHKLWTPIDGEFDDYIVNPKPSGYQSLHTAVQGPDSSPLEVQIRTLRMHEYAEHGLAAHWLYKETGNKLSSISSMDDSEIEASTYFSKDMDDQSPNVDGLFQKYSSLKVGHPVLRVEGSQLLAAVIIRVDNGGRELLVAVSFGLAASEAVADRRSSFQIKRWEAYARLYKQVSDEWWCEPGHGDWCTCLEKYTLCRDGMYHKQDQFERLLPTFIQVFNLTEQEETEYWAVVSAVFDGRQVDSVTYRPSFVSINSTSLETSINNKVRLLRTMLQWEEQLRSEASLGQPKHGGNFHVSPGSVVLGEVVIVCWPRGEIMRLNTGSTAADAARKVGFEGKLILVNGHLVLPCTELKDGDVVEVRI
- the LOC132179167 gene encoding uncharacterized protein LOC132179167 isoform X2, whose protein sequence is MFALVLDERKIATKLHIIQPSQAQQCSFILEGVDVTGYPIFSDPKVQKSIAFAKKAHCGQFRKTGDPYLTHCIHTGRILAMLVPSSGKRAVDTVVAGVLHDVIDDTCESLHKIEEEFGDDVAKLVAGVSRLSYINQLLRRHRRINVNLGTLGPEEANNLRVMLLGMVDDPRVVLIKLADRLHNMRTIFVLPLPKAQAVAEETLVIWCSLASRLGLWALKAELEDLCFAVLQPQMFQKMRADLASMWSPSSRAGNPRRLSARVGLSPMDERNSTSEYERSLAIDEDITSMKDLLEAVVPFDILLDRRKRTKFLSSLTSTLETNMKPKVLHDAGIALASLVVCEEALERELIISNSYVPGMEVTLSSRLKSLYSIFSKMKRKDVSINKVYDARALRVVVGDKNGTLHGPAVQCCYSLLNIVHKLWTPIDGEFDDYIVNPKPSGYQSLHTAVQGPDSSPLEVQIRTLRMHEYAEHGLAAHWLYKETGNKLSSISSMDDSEIEASTYFSKDMDDQSPNVDGLFQKYSSLKVGHPVLRVEGSQLLAAVIIRVDNGGRELLVAVSFGLAASEAVADRRSSFQIKRWEAYARLYKQVSDEWWCEPGHGDWCTCLEKYTLCRDGMYHKQDQFERLLPTFIQVFNLTEQEETEYWAVVSAVFDGRQVDSVTYRPSFVSINSTSLETSINNKVRLLRTMLQWEEQLRSEASLGQPKHGGNFHVSPGSVVLGEVVIVCWPRGEIMRLNTGSTAADAARKVGFEGKLILVNGHLVLPCTELKDGDVVEVRI